The DNA region CTCAAAGGAAAATAAATTAGCCGGTCCTAAATATTTTGCATGCGTTAAAAAAAACCGAAAACACGGATTACATAAGGGTTTCCGAGGATTGATATTCGTCAACGCCTGCGCAATAACGGCAAAATGATATTGACAAATACCTAATGATGGATTATTTTTTGTACATAGCAATTAATGTTTACCTTAGGCAAAACAATTGGTACAAGGCATTACATTTGACTCGATGCATAATTATTCTGGCTGGAGAAGCGCACTGTCGCACAAGGCAATTCATTGGAGGAGGAGAAAAGGAACGATGAAAACCAAATTATTCAGTAAAAAGGCGAAAATTTTGGGGGCGGCCATGCTGAGTCTGGCATTGGTGCTATCCGGGTGTGCTTCAGGCGAGCCGCAGACGAAGCAAGCGTCAGGGGACTCTGATGAGAAAATTCATATTGTGACGACGATTGGTCAGATAGCGGAGCCGATTTCCGTCATCGGCGGTGACCGGGTAGATGTCCAAAGCCTGATGGGGCCCGGGGTTGACCCTCATTTATACAATGCTACGCAAGGAGATATTCAGAAGCTGCAAGGCAGCGATGTCGTATTTTACAGCGGTCTGCATCTCGAAGGGAATATGACGGAGATCTTTGAGCAGATCGGTAAAAATAAACCGGTGCTGGCCATTGCGGATGCGATCCCGAAGGATCAGCTGCTTGAGGATGAAGCGAAGGCGATCGATCCCCATGTGTGGTTTGATATCGATCTATGGAAGCTTGCACTGGATTCGGCTGTGGAAGAGCTGAAAGCCTTCTCGCCTGAAGATGCCGAATATTTTGAGCAAAACAAGCAGGATTATTTCGCCAAGCTGGATGAACTGAAGGCAGAGGCCAAAGACAAGATCAGTCAAATCCCTGAAGCGCAGCGCGTGATCGTAACTGCGCATGATGCGTTCGGATATTTTGGCCGCATGCACGGCATGGAGGTCGTCGGGCTGCAGGGACTTAGCACCGAGGATGAGATCGGTCTCTCGGATATCAACGGGACCATCGATACGCTGCTTGAACACAACATCCCGGCCGTCTTCGTTGAGAGCAGCATCAACCCGGCTTCCATCAACGCGGTTATTGAAGGAGCAGCCAAGAAAGGGCTTAACGTGAAGCTAGGCGGAGAGCTGTTCTCGGATGCGATGGGGGAAGAGGGAACGACGGAAGGAACCTACATCGGAATGTATCGCCATAACGTGGAGACGATTTATCATGCTTTAACAGGAAGCGGTGAATAAGATGAGTGTGCTGAAAGTTCAGGACTTGCATGCATCCTATCGTAAAAATAAGGTGCTTCATGATGTTTCGTTCGAGGTGGAGCAAGGTTCGTTAACCAGTATTGTCGGTCCCAACGGGGCCGGCAAGTCCACGCTCCTGAAAGTGATGCTGGAGCTTCATCCGAAGCTCTCGGGAAACGTATCATTCTTTGACTCAACCTTGAGTCAAACCAAGACGAGAGTCGGCTACGTGCCTCAACGCGGCTCGGTGGATTGGGATTTTCCAACGAACGCGCTCGACGTGGTCATGATGGGACTCTACGGCCGCGTCGGGTGGCTGAAATGGCCGAACAAGAGCCATAAAGAGAAGGCGATGGCATCCCTTGATCAA from Paenibacillus ihbetae includes:
- a CDS encoding metal ABC transporter solute-binding protein, Zn/Mn family, which codes for MKTKLFSKKAKILGAAMLSLALVLSGCASGEPQTKQASGDSDEKIHIVTTIGQIAEPISVIGGDRVDVQSLMGPGVDPHLYNATQGDIQKLQGSDVVFYSGLHLEGNMTEIFEQIGKNKPVLAIADAIPKDQLLEDEAKAIDPHVWFDIDLWKLALDSAVEELKAFSPEDAEYFEQNKQDYFAKLDELKAEAKDKISQIPEAQRVIVTAHDAFGYFGRMHGMEVVGLQGLSTEDEIGLSDINGTIDTLLEHNIPAVFVESSINPASINAVIEGAAKKGLNVKLGGELFSDAMGEEGTTEGTYIGMYRHNVETIYHALTGSGE
- a CDS encoding metal ABC transporter ATP-binding protein encodes the protein MSVLKVQDLHASYRKNKVLHDVSFEVEQGSLTSIVGPNGAGKSTLLKVMLELHPKLSGNVSFFDSTLSQTKTRVGYVPQRGSVDWDFPTNALDVVMMGLYGRVGWLKWPNKSHKEKAMASLDQMGMAEFADRQISQLSGGQQQRVFLARALVQDADLYFMDEPLAGVDAATERAIMTTLKNLKMSGKTVMVVHHDLQTVEDYFDHVLLLNRTVVAHGKTEDVFTKDNVNRAYGGSLRFMKEA